In Rhopalosiphum padi isolate XX-2018 chromosome 3, ASM2088224v1, whole genome shotgun sequence, the genomic stretch tttattctttttagtaTACTCaacctaataatattagttaaccatatgaaaatatttattagttaaaccaatttcaaatttaacaactGTGTGCCACTGGTACAAtgctttaagtattatttaattatttatatgacaaaaaaataataattaaaaacctttGGTATCTTTCTATAAAATTTTATGTCGAGATAATAGCATAGGTAAGGAGTATTCAACTTCCACTATTTAAGTCAGTTTCAAGCATGAACAAGATAATTATCTTAAAATCGTTATGTAGACATGTACATATAATTGTGATTAACTAGTAAAAACATACCCTATATCTTAGCTAGTTAGTGCAGATATATTTCTGGAAGAAAATAGTTTGTTTTCAAAACTATAATTGAATTTGCGATGAGCTCGTTCATACaagaatatatagttttatataatgcgGCGGTAGATGTCAACTCTTGTCAAAAATATAACTGTTGTTTTAATTCAGaatttcatacattattattatacatgtttttttacaatcttattaaaatttacgtACATGAAtaggttaaaattttaattatatttaatataatattattttactttttaaacaaatatatatataaaactgtctttttttttataatacttatgagTAATGACATTGTTAAAAAcaaactgttaaaaaaataatagttaaatatgtaaaactatttaaatctaTCAAAACCTCGTCTCTTAAtacttgtaaattaaataatttaaagactactactactactactactactactactactaataataataataataataatatgttaattaaattatgccGTTGCCGTGAGCGTGTTAACCGAATCTTAACTCTTTGAACAAGTCTTTTTCAAGTTCCATTTTTAGTAAATGAGAAAGAGGAATATTAGGTTTTATATCTTCCTCTTCATCCTCATCACTTGAATATAAGTCTCTGAACCATTCTATTGTAGAATCTGATTcatcatattcattttttatctgTTCAGTCTGATTTAGTTCTTCCTCATGCAATacaaattctttttttaaatctgcACCTTGGCTTTCACCGccctaacaataaaaaatttaacatcaaCTAGtcacttataatatagtatagcactgtaattaaaatcatatgcataggtattaataatttataattacaatgttTGCAGATGTTTTCGTAACATTAACATTCTCTTTCTTGACTTTTGGATTAATTGTATCTAATGAAATGTTCACACCTTGATAATTACTATTGTAATGATCAATTCTTGCTTTTTTATTTACTGAAACATAtggtaataattcaatatacgtaatattattgttaacaacTAATTCCTTACATGATTGAACAAATAATCTTGTTTGAGGTTCTTTACCaaagaaaagtattttaaatttatattttctaaaacttaaatatatttataaacacctaccatttttaatattttgattttgtgtaATTGTTGAATCATTAGTTAATGGAACAATTTGTGCAATTTTTCTTTGTTCTCCATTGTTGATTGGATGATTttcact encodes the following:
- the LOC132924720 gene encoding uncharacterized protein LOC132924720, whose product is MVKPYNAKNEDNYFLNNKNKNSTFDCNIEIISSDEEEDIKPLSSLLNIEAKKDLLKEELVVNNNITYIELLPYVSVNKKARIDHYNSNYQGVNISLDTINPKVKKENVNVTKTSANIGGESQGADLKKEFVLHEEELNQTEQIKNEYDESDSTIEWFRDLYSSDEDEEEDIKPNIPLSHLLKMELEKDLFKELRFG